The following proteins come from a genomic window of Pseudomonadota bacterium:
- a CDS encoding chemotaxis protein CheW has protein sequence MKLFVFKSKDKYIGIESEYIYRIIDDYKVTPVCLTPKCYAGLIFYRGELFDVINIKLLLGSSEYSESAYDELIQNQRIIIVKWHNKKLAVIPDEIIGMIWIDGDFEGLSIYHHEDKNINLITPDYIWKKLLELSYGYH, from the coding sequence ATGAAATTATTCGTTTTTAAATCAAAAGATAAATATATTGGAATAGAATCCGAATATATTTACAGGATAATTGATGATTATAAAGTAACACCGGTATGCCTTACTCCAAAATGCTATGCCGGCCTGATATTTTACAGAGGAGAACTTTTTGATGTAATAAATATCAAACTTCTTCTTGGAAGTTCAGAATACTCCGAAAGTGCTTATGATGAATTAATACAAAACCAGCGTATAATTATTGTTAAATGGCATAATAAAAAGCTTGCTGTTATTCCGGATGAAATAATCGGCATGATATGGATAGACGGCGACTTCGAAGGCTTAAGCATATATCACCATGAAGATAAAAATATAAATTTAATAACACCAGATTATATCTGGAAAAAATTATTAGAGCTTTCCTATGGATATCACTAA
- a CDS encoding Hpt domain-containing protein, giving the protein MDITKYEKIFAQESDKYLKELDDLLMQVEKDLSNLALWAEIHGKIHSIKGMARALSLNKISDLCHLMEDWSLTFQKGTINSSPDAVQALFDSSDFLRYLVSKKGSIETFEDQKLYSSLISKFEKNPSELTKTGSPTQKDQTTNLYQSSALTIDHVKIKYSFIEELLGLTQEIQLLAKNFPTFSDNQMTSGLKNWIDHYATLMKVLYFKLTQLRLMNVGDFADLFLKSIRNIAKESNKSVNIEIIGSEIQADITLLERLREPMIHIFRNCIAHGIEPAEERTNTGKPANGKITIETRSEKENLFIKIRDDGRGINKSSIIQYLKEKQSMDDEDIGRMSEEELYNTILSPDFSSSAKTTELSGRGIGMNVVAQSIDYLGGSLSISSEIGKGTEFTIKLPLSLSIIYAIVFSIGKYNLAIPTLYVESISNIDASSDEDITSYYNIKNFIGEEDNKKNSYNVLNLKYFNNQAAIIGNQPTLHFIVDSIIGNRPLMVLPTGELMSGIKLFSGIGIMENGDVTLLLDIDKLPSQNQ; this is encoded by the coding sequence ATGGATATCACTAAATATGAAAAGATATTTGCTCAGGAATCAGACAAATATCTAAAAGAACTTGATGATCTATTAATGCAGGTCGAAAAGGATTTATCAAACCTTGCTTTGTGGGCAGAGATTCACGGCAAAATCCATTCTATTAAAGGTATGGCTAGAGCTCTTAGTTTGAATAAAATTTCAGATTTATGCCATTTAATGGAAGACTGGAGTTTGACTTTTCAAAAGGGCACAATAAACAGTTCTCCTGATGCCGTTCAAGCCCTTTTTGACAGCTCTGATTTTTTAAGATATCTTGTTTCAAAAAAAGGATCCATCGAAACCTTTGAAGATCAGAAATTGTATAGCAGTCTGATATCCAAATTTGAAAAAAATCCTTCCGAACTTACTAAAACAGGATCGCCAACTCAGAAAGATCAAACAACAAACCTTTATCAATCTTCTGCTTTAACTATAGATCATGTAAAAATAAAGTATTCTTTTATTGAGGAGCTTCTTGGACTAACACAGGAAATACAGCTTCTTGCTAAAAATTTTCCAACTTTTTCAGACAATCAGATGACATCGGGTCTTAAAAACTGGATCGATCATTATGCCACTTTGATGAAAGTTCTATATTTTAAGTTAACACAGCTAAGATTGATGAATGTCGGCGATTTTGCAGATCTTTTTTTAAAAAGCATTAGAAATATAGCAAAAGAATCTAATAAAAGCGTTAATATTGAAATAATCGGCAGTGAAATACAGGCGGACATTACTCTTCTTGAGCGTCTTCGTGAACCAATGATACATATTTTCAGAAACTGTATCGCTCATGGTATTGAACCGGCAGAAGAGCGAACCAATACAGGAAAACCTGCAAACGGTAAAATTACAATTGAAACAAGAAGTGAAAAAGAGAATTTATTCATCAAAATCCGCGATGACGGACGCGGTATAAATAAGTCTTCCATCATTCAATATCTCAAAGAAAAGCAATCAATGGATGATGAAGATATTGGCAGAATGTCTGAAGAGGAACTCTACAATACTATTTTAAGTCCGGATTTTTCTTCATCTGCTAAAACAACGGAATTATCCGGCAGAGGTATTGGCATGAATGTTGTTGCTCAGTCAATTGATTACCTGGGTGGCTCCTTGTCCATATCTTCGGAAATTGGAAAGGGAACAGAGTTTACTATCAAATTACCGCTGTCACTCTCAATCATTTATGCAATTGTATTTTCAATAGGAAAATATAACCTGGCAATCCCCACTCTGTATGTCGAATCAATAAGCAATATAGATGCATCTTCTGACGAAGATATTACTTCTTATTACAATATCAAAAATTTTATCGGGGAAGAAGATAACAAAAAAAATAGCTATAATGTGTTAAATCTAAAATATTTTAATAATCAGGCAGCCATTATTGGGAATCAACCCACTTTGCATTTTATAGTAGATAGTATTATCGGGAACCGGCCTCTCATGGTTTTGCCGACAGGAGAGCTTATGTCAGGAATAAAACTCTTTTCCGGCATCGGTATTATGGAAAACGGGGACGTCACCCTGCTTCTCGACATAGATAAACTTCCATCGCAAAATCAATAA